The following proteins come from a genomic window of Paracoccus sp. MBLB3053:
- a CDS encoding glycoside hydrolase family 3 N-terminal domain-containing protein has product MEKHDVVERLISGMTLGEKIGQLNLLPAGEGLVTGAAQPTSLSKRLDAGQVGAIFGTKSLATARAMQERALAGSRLGIPLFFAEDVIHGHRTVFPLNIALACSWDMQLIEDTAAFAAAEASAEGLHQVYAPMIDISRDPRWGRVAEGPGEDPLLASRIAAAATRGFQGAGLGSPGRVLACLKHFVGYGAPQSGRDYDNTSLAWEDLLETYLPPFVAGTKAGAASVMVAFNAVNKVPMHAHHQLVEGWLRGRHGFDGLVISDYTGVQELVAHGLGSAAISVARAIHAGIDMDMVGEDYLRELPTLVRDGLHAPEAGVSLGPDRMMDLVDKACRRVLTCKARLGLLDDPFRGMHATQKPPSRMEGRKLAREAAARSAVLLKNEGLLPLSRDATVALIGPFSADRANMLGTWAVSGRAEDVMPLHEAVAALTGRPAAVAWGANIVEEGWLEQRLNVHGVTVTRNPRDEAELLAEAVATARSADVIIAAVGEAKEHAGESSSRLAPDLPAPQRRLIAALAGTGKPLLVVVFAGRPLALGDVAKHANGLLYAWHGGVAGPEGVADLIFGAADPTGRLAVSLPAHAGETPLTYACDPTGRPFPGRFAKFRTGWLDLPDDAPQFPFGFGLGYGQVRYAAPRLSLDEARADQTIELCVTVENTGSRKAIETVQLYASDPVARVTRPGRKLIDFAQVALGPGESREVRFQISADQFRYPIAPSLELAEWVRDPGMIELHVGANSRDTQMAELKWLN; this is encoded by the coding sequence ATGGAAAAGCACGACGTTGTCGAACGTCTGATCTCCGGCATGACGCTCGGCGAAAAGATCGGGCAGCTCAACCTCTTGCCGGCAGGCGAGGGGCTGGTCACCGGGGCCGCGCAGCCGACATCGCTGTCAAAGCGGCTTGATGCGGGTCAGGTTGGTGCGATTTTCGGCACCAAGTCGCTTGCGACCGCCCGCGCCATGCAGGAACGCGCGCTTGCCGGATCGCGACTTGGGATCCCGCTTTTCTTCGCAGAAGACGTGATCCATGGGCATCGCACGGTCTTTCCCCTGAACATCGCATTGGCCTGCAGCTGGGATATGCAGCTGATCGAGGACACCGCTGCCTTTGCCGCGGCCGAGGCTTCTGCTGAAGGTTTGCATCAGGTCTACGCCCCGATGATCGACATCAGCCGCGACCCCCGCTGGGGACGCGTGGCCGAAGGTCCCGGTGAAGATCCATTGCTGGCGTCCCGGATTGCAGCTGCCGCCACGCGTGGGTTTCAGGGGGCGGGTCTTGGCAGCCCGGGCCGTGTCTTGGCCTGCCTCAAGCATTTCGTGGGATATGGTGCGCCGCAGAGCGGCCGAGATTACGACAATACGAGCCTTGCCTGGGAAGACCTGCTTGAAACCTACCTGCCTCCCTTCGTTGCTGGCACCAAAGCCGGGGCGGCAAGCGTCATGGTGGCCTTCAACGCGGTGAACAAGGTCCCGATGCATGCGCACCATCAGCTTGTGGAAGGTTGGCTGCGTGGCCGGCATGGCTTCGATGGCCTGGTGATTTCCGACTATACCGGCGTGCAGGAGCTTGTGGCGCACGGGCTGGGCTCGGCCGCCATCTCGGTGGCCCGCGCGATTCACGCGGGGATCGACATGGACATGGTGGGGGAAGACTACCTGCGTGAACTTCCCACGCTTGTCCGCGATGGGCTGCACGCGCCCGAGGCAGGCGTTTCCCTTGGCCCGGATCGGATGATGGATCTCGTGGACAAGGCTTGTCGCCGCGTCCTGACCTGCAAGGCAAGATTGGGCCTGCTTGACGATCCGTTCCGGGGGATGCACGCCACGCAGAAGCCGCCCTCCCGCATGGAAGGGCGCAAGCTGGCACGCGAAGCTGCGGCGCGTTCGGCGGTGCTTTTGAAAAATGAAGGGTTGCTGCCGCTGTCGCGCGACGCAACGGTTGCGTTGATCGGGCCCTTCTCGGCCGATCGGGCCAACATGCTGGGTACATGGGCCGTTTCGGGGCGGGCCGAGGATGTGATGCCGCTGCACGAAGCCGTCGCGGCCCTGACGGGGCGGCCCGCCGCCGTCGCTTGGGGGGCGAACATCGTCGAGGAAGGCTGGCTGGAACAGCGACTGAACGTGCATGGTGTGACGGTGACGCGCAATCCCAGAGATGAGGCCGAATTGCTGGCCGAGGCCGTTGCGACCGCCCGTTCGGCGGACGTGATCATCGCGGCGGTGGGCGAGGCCAAGGAACATGCGGGGGAATCGTCATCCCGGCTCGCGCCGGATCTGCCTGCGCCGCAGCGGCGATTGATCGCGGCTCTTGCGGGCACGGGCAAGCCGCTTTTGGTCGTGGTCTTTGCGGGTCGCCCGCTTGCCCTGGGCGACGTCGCGAAGCATGCCAATGGCCTGCTTTATGCGTGGCATGGTGGCGTTGCCGGGCCCGAGGGCGTGGCCGATCTGATCTTCGGAGCTGCCGATCCCACAGGCCGCCTTGCCGTATCATTGCCCGCGCATGCAGGCGAGACGCCATTGACCTATGCCTGCGATCCGACGGGGCGGCCTTTTCCCGGCCGCTTCGCAAAGTTCCGGACAGGCTGGCTGGACCTGCCCGATGATGCCCCGCAATTTCCTTTTGGTTTCGGCCTTGGCTATGGTCAGGTGCGCTACGCGGCGCCCCGCCTGTCGCTTGACGAGGCGAGGGCGGACCAGACGATCGAGTTATGCGTCACGGTCGAGAATACCGGTTCCCGCAAAGCGATCGAGACCGTCCAGCTTTACGCCAGCGACCCGGTCGCGCGCGTCACGCGCCCGGGTCGGAAGCTGATCGATTTCGCTCAGGTGGCGCTTGGGCCGGGGGAAAGCCGCGAAGTCAGGTTCCAGATCAGCGCGGATCAGTTCCGCTATCCGATCGCCCCGTCGCTTGAGCTTGCGGAATGGGTGCGCGATCCGGGAATGATCGAATTGCATGTCGGCGCGAACAGCCGGGATACTCAGATGGCAGAGCTGAAATGGCTGAACTGA
- a CDS encoding glucoamylase family protein — MAELIRGLDDAQLRDRVAQATALYFLDWSHPISGMARERSAGAFGYDVEETVCTGGTGFGLLVQIVAADRGWRPRREILDRTERLVTFLETADRFDGVYPHFMSGSSGRVLPFMAGDDGGDLVETAFLMLGLLAAAAYFNEEASLVARIQTLFDEVNWAAHLRDDGAVMWHRHPHRPWKPNALPIRGWNEAFPVFVLSAGSQSHPIPPSSYHRSWAKAEAFRNGRTYGGTELPLGPDWGGPLFLSQYPFLGIDPRGLRDRYADYGMQARSHALVNRHHCLLNPHGWPGYGPNLWGLTASDDPTGYVAHSPLSDTGVITPTAALGSFPFVPGEAMSVLRHLHDDLGDRIWGEAGFVDAFSMAQDWTAESRLAIDQAPIVIALENHRSGLLWRLVSARPEVQRGLSALGFTAPYLAAPIA, encoded by the coding sequence ATGGCTGAACTGATCCGGGGTCTGGACGACGCTCAATTGCGCGATCGTGTGGCTCAGGCCACGGCGCTGTACTTCCTCGACTGGAGCCACCCGATCAGCGGCATGGCCCGAGAACGCAGTGCAGGCGCCTTCGGCTACGATGTCGAAGAAACGGTATGTACGGGTGGGACAGGGTTCGGCCTGCTAGTCCAGATCGTGGCCGCAGATCGCGGATGGCGGCCAAGGCGCGAGATCCTTGACCGCACCGAACGCCTGGTGACATTCCTTGAAACCGCCGACCGGTTCGACGGTGTGTACCCGCATTTCATGAGCGGTTCGAGCGGCCGCGTCCTGCCCTTCATGGCCGGGGACGATGGCGGTGACCTTGTCGAGACCGCGTTCCTGATGCTTGGCCTGCTGGCGGCGGCCGCCTATTTCAACGAGGAAGCGTCGCTTGTCGCGCGGATCCAGACGCTGTTTGACGAGGTGAACTGGGCCGCCCATTTGCGCGACGACGGCGCGGTCATGTGGCATCGTCATCCGCACCGTCCATGGAAACCGAACGCCTTGCCGATCCGGGGCTGGAACGAGGCATTCCCTGTCTTCGTCCTGTCTGCCGGATCGCAAAGCCATCCGATCCCGCCAAGCTCATATCATCGAAGCTGGGCAAAGGCCGAGGCCTTCCGAAACGGTCGGACATATGGTGGGACAGAATTGCCGCTTGGGCCCGATTGGGGCGGGCCGCTGTTTCTCTCGCAATATCCGTTTCTCGGGATTGACCCACGAGGGCTGCGCGATCGCTATGCCGATTACGGGATGCAGGCCCGTTCGCATGCGCTGGTCAATCGTCACCACTGCCTGCTCAATCCGCATGGCTGGCCGGGATATGGCCCAAATCTCTGGGGGCTCACCGCCAGTGACGATCCGACCGGCTATGTCGCGCATTCGCCATTGTCGGACACGGGGGTCATCACCCCGACCGCGGCGCTCGGATCATTTCCCTTCGTGCCGGGTGAGGCGATGTCCGTGCTGCGTCACCTGCATGATGACCTGGGCGATCGGATATGGGGCGAGGCGGGCTTTGTGGACGCCTTCAGCATGGCACAGGACTGGACGGCCGAAAGCAGGCTTGCGATCGATCAGGCGCCCATCGTCATTGCGCTTGAAAACCATCGTTCGGGGCTGCTGTGGCGACTGGTTTCGGCCCGTCCCGAGGTGCAGCGGGGGCTTTCTGCCCTTGGCTTCACGGCACCCTATCTGGCAGCGCCCATCGCCTGA